The genomic stretch CGGCACACCACCGATCCCTACCGGATCCTGGTCTCCGAGATCATGCTCCAGCAGACGCAGGTCGAGCGGGTCGCCGTGAAGTACCCCGAGTTCCTCGAGCAGTTCCCGGACTTCGAGGGCCTTGCCCGTGCCCGGAGAAGCGAGGTGCTCCGCGCCTGGCAGGGCATGGGCTACAACCGCCGGGCAATCGCGCTCCAGGAGACCGCACGGCGCGTGACGGAGGAGTACGGCGGCGAACTCCCCGCCGACGTCGAGACGCTCGCGACCTTCCCGGGGATCGGGAAGGCGACCGCGGCGGCGATCTGCGCATATGCGTTCAACATGCCGGTCGTCTATATCGAGACGAACATCCGGCGGATCTTCATCCACTTCTTCTTCCAGGACCGGGAAGGCGTCCGGGACGACGAGATCCTCCCGCTCGTGGAGAGGACGCTTTACCGCGAGAACCCGCGGGA from Methanoculleus chikugoensis encodes the following:
- a CDS encoding A/G-specific adenine glycosylase, with protein sequence MIGSLDPDQNDLEQRILEETRAHGPTPEAIDLFRDLILSYFRAHGRDLPWRHTTDPYRILVSEIMLQQTQVERVAVKYPEFLEQFPDFEGLARARRSEVLRAWQGMGYNRRAIALQETARRVTEEYGGELPADVETLATFPGIGKATAAAICAYAFNMPVVYIETNIRRIFIHFFFQDREGVRDDEILPLVERTLYRENPREWYSALMDYGTVLKKRTANPNRRSASYSRQSRFEGSDRQIRGQILALVLAEGTVTEKEVILRLCEEPGRVKRILGDLAREGFVAESEGVYTCR